From a single Chitinophaga sp. Cy-1792 genomic region:
- a CDS encoding GNAT family N-acetyltransferase: protein MLQTRKGTTADSKIIRALAEKIWPPTYGAILAPEQLVFMLDMMYSPASLEQQMNERHHEFIILEDEGTAIGYAAYSTTDLPAVFKLHKIYLDPDCQGKGAGKFLLNTVAAAVKEKGATILELDVNRYNKAKQFYEKQGFAVISEKNTEIGNGYLMEDYVMQKPL, encoded by the coding sequence ATGCTTCAAACTAGAAAAGGAACAACAGCTGATAGTAAGATTATCAGGGCACTGGCAGAAAAAATCTGGCCGCCTACCTATGGGGCTATATTAGCGCCGGAACAACTGGTATTTATGCTCGATATGATGTACAGCCCGGCTTCACTGGAGCAGCAGATGAATGAGCGTCATCATGAATTTATTATCCTGGAAGATGAAGGTACTGCTATCGGATATGCCGCCTACAGCACCACAGACCTGCCGGCAGTTTTTAAATTACATAAGATCTATCTCGATCCTGATTGTCAGGGTAAGGGTGCCGGCAAATTCCTGCTGAATACCGTGGCGGCAGCTGTTAAGGAGAAAGGCGCCACTATTCTTGAGCTGGACGTAAATCGGTACAACAAGGCAAAGCAATTTTATGAAAAACAGGGTTTTGCTGTCATTAGTGAGAAAAATACCGAGATCGGGAATGGTTACCTGATGGAAGATTATGTAATGCAGAAGCCATTGTAG
- a CDS encoding DsbA family protein, whose amino-acid sequence MQLIYVYDALCGWCYGFTPVVQQLQERYPDMEFDVLSGGMILGANKRPWSAMHSYIMQAHKSVEETTGVQFGDAFLNELLPSSEKMDSETPGIALTVFKTYQPEKALDFAHDMQVVLNYNGESLSNDDTYRKLVEKYNIPADEFLQKLHDENFRYQTQQEFQMVQNWGITGFPAAILDLGNGGQLYLCAKGYTTLERLQQTIENIIAESKSKQ is encoded by the coding sequence ATGCAACTCATTTACGTATACGATGCCCTCTGCGGCTGGTGCTATGGCTTTACACCGGTAGTACAGCAATTACAGGAGCGCTACCCCGACATGGAGTTTGATGTACTCTCGGGCGGTATGATCCTCGGCGCCAATAAAAGACCATGGTCGGCCATGCATTCCTATATCATGCAGGCACATAAATCAGTAGAAGAAACTACCGGCGTTCAATTCGGAGATGCTTTCCTGAATGAGCTCCTGCCCTCTTCTGAAAAAATGGATTCCGAAACACCGGGTATTGCGCTCACTGTTTTCAAAACCTATCAGCCGGAGAAAGCCCTGGATTTCGCGCACGACATGCAGGTAGTCCTCAATTACAACGGAGAAAGCCTCAGCAACGATGATACCTATCGCAAGCTGGTGGAGAAATATAATATCCCTGCAGACGAATTCCTGCAAAAGCTGCACGATGAAAACTTCAGGTATCAAACCCAACAAGAGTTCCAGATGGTGCAAAACTGGGGTATTACCGGCTTCCCTGCCGCTATTCTCGACCTTGGTAATGGCGGGCAGTTATATCTCTGCGCAAAAGGCTATACTACACTGGAGAGATTACAGCAAACAATTGAAAACATCATAGCAGAAAGTAAAAGCAAACAATAA